Proteins co-encoded in one Quercus robur chromosome 8, dhQueRobu3.1, whole genome shotgun sequence genomic window:
- the LOC126694976 gene encoding putative nuclear RNA export factor SDE5 isoform X2 — MQGVTSCNAPFDAEKRDLEGLLEVFGSAFSLEDIASAYCQARRNADMASEILCASSKSTPVIAACASKDKFKCASSTSSEVSFELDGESAMPSEMSADEFCQKSNHAGRNTRALKSKVRPVSIGTVSGVIAKDYVMSRPVTKEYPEATKPPKLYAKEFPVSEIWSEEVLPSMRARNGSTACDDVEEFMIEMLGDGFQLDVNVIQEVLGFCGHDVQKSMEKLLDLSASTLEKHDDDIDLAGKKSSDECQDLDSSRRDRARNMTKKLKVSSKKDKERLVLQKELLEALFTVPERSEEVPKRIHPVRRSRPFGKPVVETFTDTATKHKIATVRPIEVTKDDEDDENSYEVLRKAVKEYWIMMKEYYQAAVDAFVKRDYVRANKLREQGHFFNRKAKEADEKSAQKVFETSQDDEVSLDLHDHEPKDAVHSLRLHLTNICGIQGFKYLKVILGTNNEDTKKGARKRLILKQLEKESIKWTEEEDGGTIIIQVDVINPKDLSFYKK; from the exons ATGCAAGGAGTTACTTCATGCAATGCACCTTTTGATGCTGAAAAAAGGGACCTAGAGGGTTTGCTTGAAGTTTTTGGCTCTGCATTTTCTCTTGAGGACATAGCCTCTGCTTATTGCCAGGCAAGGCGCAATGCAGATATGGCTAGTGAAATTCTTTGTGCTTCAAGTAAAAGTACCCCTGTCATTGCTGCTTGTGCATCTAAAGATAAATTTAAGTGTGCAAGTTCAACATCTTCAGAAGTGTCATTTGAATTGGATGGTGAAAGTGCAATGCCTTCAGAAATGTCAGCTGATGAATTTTGTCAGAAGTCTAATCATGCAGGAAGAAATACCAGAGCATTGAAGTCAAAAGTGCGTCCTGTATCAATAGGTACTGTTTCAGGTGTCATTGCAAAAGATTATGTTATGTCGAGGCCAGTAACTAAAGAATATCCTGAAGCTACAAAACCGCCTAAATTATATGCAAAAGAATTTCCTGTTTCTGAGATATGGAGTGAGGAAGTTCTGCCAAGTATGAGAGCAAGAAATGGCAGCACTGCATGTGATGATGTTGAGGAATTTATGATTGAAATGCTTGGAGATGGTTTCCAGCTAGACGTGAATGTGATCCAAGAAGTTCTTG GCTTTTGTGGTCATGATGTGCAAAAG AGCATGGAGAAACTTCTTGACTTGTCAGCTTCAACGTTGGAGAAGCATGATGATGATATTGACTTAGCTGGCAAAAAA TCTTCAGATGAATGCCAAGACCTAGATTCATCCCGCCG TGATAGAGCTAGAAatatgacaaaaaaattaaaagtgtcatcaaaaaaagacaaagaaagactTGTTCTTCAGAAGGAACTTTTAGAAGCATTGTTCACTGTTCCTGAAAGATCTGAGGAAGTGCCCAAAAGAATTCATCCAGTGAGGAGATCGAGACCTTTTGGTAAACCTGTGGTTGAAACTTTTACAGACactgctacaaagcataagattGCTACTGTGCGGCCAATAGAAGTTACTAAAGATG ATGAAGACGATGAGAATAGCTATGAGGTCCTACGTAAAGCTGTAAAGGAATATTGGATTATGATGAAAGAATACTACCAAGCT GCTGTTGATGCATTTGTTAAGAGAGATTATGTACGGGCAAACAAACTTCGAGAACAG ggACACTTTTTTAACAGGAAGGCCAAAGAGGCAGATGAGAAATCTGCTCAAAAGGTTTTTGAAACCAG CCAAGATGATGAAGTGTCCCTTGACTTGCATGACCATGAACCCAAGGATGCTGTACACTCACTGAGGCTTCATTTGACTAATATTTGTGGCATCCAAG gTTTTAAATACCTGAAGGTCATATTGGGAACCAACAATGAAGATACCAAAAAAGGGGCTCGGAAACGACTG